In Streptomyces sp. NBC_00341, the DNA window ACCGGTTGCGGGCGCGCGCCCTGGCGTTGATGAGTACCTGCTGGATCATCCCGTCGCTGACCGGTCCGCCGCTGGCCGGGCTGGTGGCCGACCGGTGGTCCTGGCGGGTGGTGTTCTACGGCCTCGCCGTCCTGACCGTGATCCCGTCGCTGGCCGTGGTGTTCCTGCTGCGCAGCCGCTCCTTGCGGGCGGCGCCCACGGACCGGGTGCCCGAGGCGTCGGCGGACCGGGTGCCGCGCCCCGCGCTGCTGGTCGCCGCCGCGGTGAGCGTGGGCGCGGCGCTGGGGCAGTACGCCGTCTCGGGCTGGGATGTGCGCCACTTGCTGTTCGGGGTGGCGGGTATGGCGCTGCTGGTGGTCTTCACACCCCGGCTGCTGCCGCCGGGCACCTGGCGTGCCGCGCGCGGGCTGCCCGCCGCCGTGCTGCTGCGCGGTCTGACGTCGGGGGCGTACTTCACCCTGGAGGCCTTCGTGCCGCTGCTGCTGGACACCGCCCGGCATGTGCCGCCGGTGCTGACGGGGCTGGCGTTCACCGGCGCCGCCATCGCGTGGGCGGGCGCCTCCTGGCTGCAGGGACGGCTCCAGGGGCGGGTTTCCCGGCACCGCATGGTCTCCGCCGGTTCGCTGGTGATGGGCGCGGCGGTCGTGATCGCGGCGGTCGGGACGCTTCCCGGGACGCCCGCGCTCACCGCCGCCGGGGCCATGGTGTTCGCGGCCATCGGCATGGGCATGGTCGCCCCGTCCCTCACCCTGCTCTCGCTCAACCACAGCCCGCCGGGCCGGCAGGGGTACGCGAGCAGCGCGATGCAGACCAGCCAGAACCTGGGGCAGATGGCGGTCATGGGGGCGTCCTCCGCCCTGTTCAACCTCTTCCTGGGCATCGGCTCCGCCGACCTGGCCGGGTACGCCGCCGCCTTCGGCCTGCTGCTCGTACCGAGCACCCTGGCGGCGGCCCTCGCGGTCCGCGCCCGCGCCAACAGCGGCAACGGCAACGGCTGAGCCGGCCGGGCCCCCGCCCGTGGGCCCGGCCCCGACTCCGCGCCTCAGGCCCGGCCGAGGAGTTCCGCGATGTAGCTCTCGCTATTCGCTGACCCCGTTCGGGCGGGAACTCTCCGAGGCGCTGGCGCCGCTGTCCGACTGGGGACACCGCCGCCTGGACCGGCTGGCCGAATCCGCCCCGGCGTCCTGACCGGGCTCACCTCCTCCTTTCCCGAACCGCGCTTCCTGCCGAGCGGGTTGCCCTGCCGTCTCCCGTATCCAGGTTCGCCCCGGCGGGTTCGGCTGCCAAGTACCCACAAAAAGGTGGGTACGGGCGATGCTGGCGGGATGGAACTGTCGACTGTGTTCACGGAGTTGCTCGGTGTACGGCACCCGATCGTGCTGGCGCCGATGGGCGGATCGGCCGGGGGCGCGCTGGCGGCGGCCGTCTCACGCGGCGGCGGGCTCGGCATGCTGGGCGCCGGAATGGGCGACCCGGACTGGCTGGCCCGCGAACTGCCGCTCATGGCGGACGTGGCGGAGCCGTGGGGCGTCGGCTTCCTGAGCTGGGCGGCGGATATCGGCGCGGTCGAGCGGGTGCTGGAGCACGGGCCCCGGGCGGTGATGCTGTCGTTCGGTGATCCGGGTCCGTTCGCGGGACGCGTCCGTGCGGCGGGTGCGACGCTGATCATCCAGGTCACCGATGTCCAGGAGGCCCGGCAGGCCGTGGACCTGGGCGCCGACGTCATCGTGGCGCAGGGCACCGAGAGCGGTGGGCACGGTGCCCGGCACGGGAGGTCCACCCTGCCGTTCGTGCCGGTCGTGGTGGACCTGGCGGGGCCGGTACCCGTCCTGGCGGCCGGCGGGATCGCGGACGGCCGGGGCGTGGCCGCCGCCCTGGCCCTGGGCGCCGCGGGGGCGCTCATCGGCACCCGGTTCCAGGCCACGGCGGAGGCCCTTGCCGACCCCTCGGCCACCGAGGCGATCGTGCGGGGGAGCGGGCAGGACACGGAGCGCAGCCGCGTTCTCGACATCGCCCGGGGATCGCGGTGGCCGGCGCAGTACACGGCTCGCACCCTCGGCCACCCCTACCTCGACCGGTGGCGGGACCGGGAGGCGGAGCTCGCGGCGGACCCCGGGGCCAGGCAGCGCTATCGGGACGACGTGGCCGACGGCGTCGTGCCGCCCGTGCCGGTATGGGCGGGTGAGGGCGCCGACCTCATCACCGACGTGCCGCCCGCGGCCGGTCTCGTCGCCGCACTGGCGGCCCAGGCGGCCGACGCCCTGGAGCGGGCGGGGAGGCACCGCGCGCACGAGGGGCGGTGAGCGGTGAGCGGCCGGGCGGTGTCACTCACCGGCCTTCCGCACATGCGGTGTCCCGACCTTCCGCACCCGTGACGTCGCCGCGGTGACGGGCCGGCCGCTCCGGTCCAGAACGCGGAAGCGGGGCACGTCCCGCCCGCCGTCGTCGACCAGGACGGAGTGGTCCTCGCCGGGAGCGAAGGCGTGCCGCTCACCCCACTGCCTGAGCGCGACGACGACGGTGAACAGCTCCTGGCCGGACTCGGTCAGCCGGTAGGTGTGGCGCTTGGCCCCGGGCGGGGTGCTCGTGGCCAGGATGCCGTGCGCGGTGAGCTTCCGGAGCCGGTCGCTGAGGATGTTGCGGGCGACGCCGAGGCGGTTGCGGAAGTCGGTGAACGACGCCGCGCCGTCCATCGCGTCCCGGACGATGAGCAGGCTCCAGCGGTCGCCCACGAGATCGACCGTGCGCGCGACCGGGCACGCGGGATCGGTCCAGTCCTGCTCGGCCCAGCTCCGCTCGGTCCGTTCCTGCTCGGTCCAGCTCCGCTCGGTCCGTTCCTGCTCGGTCCAGCTCCGCTCCGTCCGTTCCTGCTCGGTCCAGCTCCGCTCCGTCCGTTCCTGCTCGGTCCGGTTCTGCTCCGTCCACTCCTGCTCGGTCGGTACCGCGTCCGTCATCGGGCCCCCTATGAGTTTCAGATTGAAACCATTGTGCCTCGCGCGGCGGTGTCCTACTCTCAAACGGTTGCAGATTGAAACCAATCGAGGGGTGGCGGGAATGCCGTCGACAATCACACGCGGTCAACGGTTCGTCCTGGCGGCGGTGTGCGCGGTGGCGGTGTCCACGATCTACGCCATCCAGCCGGTGCTGGAGTCCGCTGGCGGCGAACTCGGCCTGGCCGGACCGGAGCTGGGACGGCTGGTCGCGGCCGGCCAGCTCGGCTACTTCGCCGGGCTCGTCCTGCTGGTGCCCCTCGGGGACGTACTCGACCGGCGCACGCTGATCGTCGGGCATCTGATCCTCACCGGAACGGGAGCGGCGATCACGTCCCTCGCCCCCGGCGGGATGGCGGCCGGGGCAGGCCTGGCGCTCGCGGGCCTGTTCGCGGTGGTCGTGCAGATCACGGTCGCCTACGTCGCGGCCACCTCGCCCCCGGGGGAGCGCGGCCGCAACATCGGCACGGTCACCTCGGGGGTGGTGCTCGGGATCCTCGGCGTCCGGCTGCTGGCGGGCGTACTGGGGGACAGCCTCGGATGGCGTTCCGTCTACGCCGTACTCGCGGTGCTCTGCCTCGCTCTCGCGCTGTTCGCGCACCTGACCCTGCACCCCGACGTCCGGCCCGCGCGGGCCCGTTACCGGGATGTCCTGGCCACCGCGGGACGCCTCGTCGCCACCGACCGGCTCCTCCTCGGCCGCGGGCTGATCGCGTTCTTCCTGTTCGCGTCCTTCGGCACCCTGTGGAGCGGGCTGGCCCTGCCGCTGGGGGCCGCGCCGTGGCACTTCGGTACGACGGTCATCGGGCTGTTCGGCCTGGCCGGCCTCATCGGCGCGGTGGCCGCCGCACGCGCGGGCAGCTGGGCCGACGCGGGGCACGCCCACGCCGTCACCGGCTGGTCGCTGGCGCTGCTGGCGGTGTCCTGGACGCTCACCGCCTGGACGTCCCCGGGCCTGTGGCCGCTCATCACGGGCGTCGTACTCCTCGACTTCGCCGTCCAGGCGGTGCACGTGAGCAACCAGCACCTCCTCACGGCCGCGCACCCGGAACGCTCCAGCAGCGTCATCGGCGCCTACATGGCCTTCTACTCGCTCGGCTCCGCCCTCGGCGCCACCACCACGACATGGGCGTACGCCGCCGCCGGCTGGCGGGCCTCCTGCCTGCTGGGCGCCGCCTACGCCGTCGCCGCACTGGCCGTATGGGCGCTCGCCCGCCGCACGAGCGCGTCCCCCCGCCCTTCCGCTTCGGTAGGGCGCTTCGGTAAAGGGGTGGCTCGGTAA includes these proteins:
- a CDS encoding MFS transporter; protein product: MTERAPVKPGAVVEERLFSRTYAAATVSFAAVMFLTGFAALAVVPTLPAAARELDGVHLYPLVAGCFVAASLLGGVLGGDWADRAGPAGPLAAGVVLAVVTLVVSASSTTIWQLAAGRFLDGVAAGMIAVAINTAIAHAYPDRLRARALALMSTCWIIPSLTGPPLAGLVADRWSWRVVFYGLAVLTVIPSLAVVFLLRSRSLRAAPTDRVPEASADRVPRPALLVAAAVSVGAALGQYAVSGWDVRHLLFGVAGMALLVVFTPRLLPPGTWRAARGLPAAVLLRGLTSGAYFTLEAFVPLLLDTARHVPPVLTGLAFTGAAIAWAGASWLQGRLQGRVSRHRMVSAGSLVMGAAVVIAAVGTLPGTPALTAAGAMVFAAIGMGMVAPSLTLLSLNHSPPGRQGYASSAMQTSQNLGQMAVMGASSALFNLFLGIGSADLAGYAAAFGLLLVPSTLAAALAVRARANSGNGNG
- a CDS encoding nitronate monooxygenase, whose amino-acid sequence is MELSTVFTELLGVRHPIVLAPMGGSAGGALAAAVSRGGGLGMLGAGMGDPDWLARELPLMADVAEPWGVGFLSWAADIGAVERVLEHGPRAVMLSFGDPGPFAGRVRAAGATLIIQVTDVQEARQAVDLGADVIVAQGTESGGHGARHGRSTLPFVPVVVDLAGPVPVLAAGGIADGRGVAAALALGAAGALIGTRFQATAEALADPSATEAIVRGSGQDTERSRVLDIARGSRWPAQYTARTLGHPYLDRWRDREAELAADPGARQRYRDDVADGVVPPVPVWAGEGADLITDVPPAAGLVAALAAQAADALERAGRHRAHEGR
- a CDS encoding winged helix-turn-helix transcriptional regulator, giving the protein MTDAVPTEQEWTEQNRTEQERTERSWTEQERTERSWTEQERTERSWTEQERTERSWAEQDWTDPACPVARTVDLVGDRWSLLIVRDAMDGAASFTDFRNRLGVARNILSDRLRKLTAHGILATSTPPGAKRHTYRLTESGQELFTVVVALRQWGERHAFAPGEDHSVLVDDGGRDVPRFRVLDRSGRPVTAATSRVRKVGTPHVRKAGE
- a CDS encoding MFS transporter, whose amino-acid sequence is MPSTITRGQRFVLAAVCAVAVSTIYAIQPVLESAGGELGLAGPELGRLVAAGQLGYFAGLVLLVPLGDVLDRRTLIVGHLILTGTGAAITSLAPGGMAAGAGLALAGLFAVVVQITVAYVAATSPPGERGRNIGTVTSGVVLGILGVRLLAGVLGDSLGWRSVYAVLAVLCLALALFAHLTLHPDVRPARARYRDVLATAGRLVATDRLLLGRGLIAFFLFASFGTLWSGLALPLGAAPWHFGTTVIGLFGLAGLIGAVAAARAGSWADAGHAHAVTGWSLALLAVSWTLTAWTSPGLWPLITGVVLLDFAVQAVHVSNQHLLTAAHPERSSSVIGAYMAFYSLGSALGATTTTWAYAAAGWRASCLLGAAYAVAALAVWALARRTSASPRPSASVGRFGKGVAR